The stretch of DNA GGTGGAAGTTTATCCATGAAAAATTTCATGATCCCATCAAATAGCAAGAAGGCGATCGCTAATCCACTTAAAACACGTCCGGTCCACATCATAGGGGTCTCCTTTAAACAAATAACTTTACTTCTATTTCATACCCATCAGGGTCAATTAGAAAAGCCGCATAGTATCGCGGCCCGTATTCCGGTCGTGGTCCTGGCTGACCATTATCTTTACCACCATATTTTAGGCCCGCTTCAAAGAAGGCATGAACATCGCTTTGAGTTTTGGCGTGAAAAGCTAAATGAAATCCCCGGCTCGGCGGATGGGCCTGGTGGACTCTTTTTTTAATGGCAAACTTCTCATTGCCTTGAGCATCCCCCCAACCGGCGGCAGTATCGCCAGTGTAAACGCGGGGGTATCCCAAGATGCCAAGGACGGCATCGTAAAACTCGGAAGATCTTTTAAGATCAGAGACTGACAAAGAAATGTGGCTAAGCATATCCATGAGGTTATTTAAAAATGAAAACCCGTAAATGTATACTTCTTGTTTTAACTTATCGTTTAAGGTACTGCCGTAAGATCTCTAATCCTTCCGGAGTCAGGTGCTGTTGAAGCTCAACGGCCGTGGCCCACGGAAGTATCACCTCATTGGAATTTTCTTGAGGTCCCCGATTGGTGAACCAACCGGCCTCTAGGTTGACTTGGTAATTTTTTAAATTTTTATCGATATTTTCACACATCATTTGGTGCGGACGTCCGTATTCAAGGTCGGTTAAGGCTTGATCCATGCAAGATTGATATTCATTTATCAGTCTTGTGATGGGTGTCAGAAGATTTGCCTCTAATTTTAAAGTGAGCTGAATCGTATCTTCGATTTTTTGAGAATAGTCAGCAAGAAGGGGCCATTTAAAAGCTGCGGCCTTTGTTTTAAATTTTTGAATAGCCTCTAAAGACAACTTTAAGTCATTGGCACTTTTGAAGCTTTGGATACGCGGTATTTCATTAAGGATCGGTTTTGCCTGAACGACAAAAAGATCTTCCTTGGGCATCATACTTTCTTCGATGACGCTCATTTTCTTTTGGATGTAGGCGTGAATATCCGGTCCTGAAGTAGGTTTTTTTAGAATTCCGGAAGCACCGTGGGTGACGGCAATAATAAGGCTATTGCTGTCATATTCTGACGTAAGAAAGAAGACTGGTAAATGATGATAAGCGGGATCTGATTTAAGCAAACAAAGGAATTGCAAGCCACTTTTACCGTTCATAAGCCAATCGGTAAGGATAATGTCGAATTTCTGCCCTGAAGCCATCAGATGAAGGGCTTCGTCGACGGATTCAACTTGGGTGAGCTCGTAATGTTCTTTGAAAGGTTCTAAGCCGCGCGCGATAGTCTTACGCAATACGGATGAATCATCAACGTGCAAGAGTTGGAGAGGTTTCTTTACGTACATATCGCTCCACTAGATAATCTCTGATTAACTTATCGATGTGTTAAGGTCTGGACTGAAGTGCCGGGGATTAAACTCAAGTAAGCTTTACACGAATCTCATTATGAGACACGATATCGAGGGCGACAGGCAGTTGAGCTTTATTTGTTGTGAAACACACCGCTATTGGCGGCGCAGTCCGCAGCGGCACTCGCTGCTGAATATTGCGGAGGATAATAAGTCGCATGGGCTTCGTTAGAACGTCCTCTTTGTACCGCACAGGTGCCTACGCTTTGGGTGTGATCGCAATTCGCAGTTGAAAAAACTCCGCCTGTGGCCTCGCAATTTTCTTTTAGGACCGCTAGATATTCAACATCGTTGTAATCATCGCCAACCACTTCAGTGCAAAGATTGATAAGGCTTACAGATTGTCGATTGCAAGTTCCAATGGATTTTACGCTTTGGCTATCAAATGAAGCTTCTCCCGCGGAAAGGGGAGTGAACTGCTCACATCCCATAAGACCTGAAGAAATCGTAAGTAGTAAAAATATAAAAAGTTTATTCATAAGATGATCCAAGCATGCATCCTTTATGTTCCGTCTAAGCAAGTGAATTTTGCTTTGATCAGGCTTCCTAACGGTGGGGCGTTTTGCAGCACAATTTTGTTGGGCGCAATAAAGGTTGAGGGCACTTTGACTAAGGCTCCGCCTAAGGCTTGTTCATAGGCTTCGGCAGAGTTTTCCACGATCTTTTCGCACGGTAAGGTGTAAGTCTTAGCTTCATTGACGATCTTAGCGGCAAGCGAGCTGAGTTGTTCTTGATAGGTTTGTTTTAAAGCGCAGATGTCTCCAATGATCCCGTTCGTTAAATTAGAAAGATTCATGTACATCGTACCCATCGAAACTCCAGGGCCATCAAGGCACTCTTGGGTGCTAGTAACGATCGAATGAAAACTGATGGTTTTCGGGATAGAGCTGACTTGATCTAAGGCATGAATCGCGGGAACAAAGTTTGCCGGCAGATCGATTGCTTCCGGAGCCGTATAATCGGCAGAGTTTGGATCTTGGGAACTGCGCTCATCTTCGTCAGATAAAACGATGACGGAAAAAGAAGTGTCGGGGCGAATAAATCCACGACTGGTGCTAGGGTTAAATTCTCTTTCAGCTGTTAATCTGGCAGCGGCAATCCCACGTTCATCCGCACTTCCACCGATACCTAAAACCACGGACGCTTGAAAGGCTGCATTGGCTTGATCGGTACTTATAGATGTATCTAAATAATAGGTATTCGCCGGCATATTTTGAAACGCCACCAAGGCCCCTTGTTTGCCCGAGCCCGAAGTTGCAATATCTGTCGATGTGATAGCCACATGCCAATCTAAAGTTCCGCTGCTGTATGCGTTTAAAGCAGAGGTGAAAGATGGAAAGCCGTTTTTTAAAAGGTCTTGCTCTTCGGCCATTGAATTGGAAGTGTCTATAACAAATAGGATGTCAGCAGAACGTTTCACGAAAAAGTAATAATTTTTAGTCACTCCGCCAGAGGGAGTTTCTGATCCCAGTGAGTCCTGATTATTATCCGTGACGTTAACGCCCACCTTTGAGCACGCGGGCATTAAGGTGAGTATTACCCAAAGACCTAAGAATTTTCTAAGTTTACGTCCGTGGCAAATCATCCTGATCACCTCTAAAAAGGATGGAAGCAGAATTCATGCCGCAAATGTGGATTAGAATGAGAAGCCCCTTAAGGAGCTAACTAATTGAGAAACCTAAACACTCCCGAAATTCCAAGAATGGGATTGTCCAAAATTTCGTCTATACCGAATCGAAGGATATATTTTCGACACTATCTGATGATTTTTCGTTACATTTGGTCCAACCATGCGGCGGCTGATGAAAATAGCGTTTTTCAAAGGCAAGGAAGCATGGGATCCGACGATTCTGCGAATAAAACTGATTATACGACATCGACTCTTGGGGGACTTGTGGGGTATCGAATCAACAAGTTCGACATTTGAGCCGGCTATGGTTTTAGTTCTAAAAAGAACAATAAAATAATTTACCACGCAGCTGAAATTTGTTCGGTGAGGCCGTATTACAAAATCAATACTCCCGCGCGTTAGGACCTCTTGAGGATTTACATTTTTCTTGGTGAATCTACCATCTGAATCTTCGATGCCAAATTATATCAAGGAGGAATTATGAGGCTCGCTGGTTGGTTTTTTTCTTTTCTGCTCTGCAGTTTAATGTCTTGGGCGCATGCCCAGTCATCACCTTATCCCATCACGATTTCCGCAAATAAGCGGCATTTCGTGAATGCTCAAGGACAGCCGTACTTAATGGTTGCTGATACGGCTTGGTCCATCTTAGCTGAGTTAACTCAATCTGAAATCATCGACTATTTAGATGATCGACAGGCGCGAGGCGTGAATACCATTTTGATTAACTTGATTGAACATAGCTTCACATCAAACACTCCCAAGTGGGTGACACGCACGGGGATTTCTCCGTTTTCAAACGTGAATGATATGTCCACTTATAATTCTGCCTATTTTGATTTTGCAGAGTGGTTCATCCAGGAGGCGTTAGAGCGCGATATTCTGGTTATCGTGACTCCTTCTTATTATGGTGCGGGTTGCAGCAGTGATGGCTGGTGTACAAAGATGCGCACGACGGGGGCGACGAAGCTTCAGCAGTATGGTCAATACATCGGGGCAAAGTTTGCCTCTTATCCCAATATTATTTGGTCTGCGTCGGGGGATGCGACACCTGGCCCTTCAGATATGTTGCTGGTTAATGCGGTCATGAATGGGATCGTGGCCGGTGAGGGCAGTGGTGGAGTTCACTATCACGTGGCTCACTGGGATCGAGACACTTCGGGTGCGGAAATTCCAGGAATCTCTCGTTTAGATATTGATACGACTTACACTTATGAAGGCCCCGAAAACTATTCAAGACTTCTAGCTCGCTGGGCGGACAATGAAGGTGTCAGACCTCATATCTTTTTTGAAGGTGAGTATGAGAATGAGCACAACTCTGACAGTCTGGTGTGGAGATCTCAGATTTACATGCCAATGGTGACGGGTTCTACGGGTTTTATCTTCGGAAATAATCCTATATGGTATTTTGCGGATCCAGGCGATCCCCAGGACACTTTCGGAAACGGAGGCTTTCCCGGTGGTTGGACGACGGCGATGAACAGTCCTGGAATTCAAACTCTGACTCATGCACGCAATTTTTTTAGTCCCATTGCCTGGCACACTTTAAGTCCTGACGTAAATCATACATTTATGACTTCAGGATATTTGGGATCGACGCCAGAAAACTACGTTCAAGCGTCGATAAATTCTGCGGGAACATTGGCGGTGATGTATTATCAAAACCACTTGCGCAATCCGACTTTTGATATGTCGAAGATGGCAGGTCCGGTGACCGCTAGGTGGTATGATCCATCCAACGGAACTTACACCGCGATTTCCGGAAGTCCGTTTGCTAATTCGGGAACGCGGCAGTTTATGCCTCCTTCTCTGAATTATGAAGGACAAACCGATTGGGTTCTTCTTTTAGAAACGACTCCGGAAAACAACGACAATCCCATTGCATATGTTCAAAACTCAGAACAAGCCGTGACGGCCAACACGGACTCCATTTCTACGCCATCATTTGTAACCAATCCTGTTGCTGGCAATTTAATGGTCTGCGCGATTGCCTACAATAGCACTTCGCCGGTATCTGCGGTTTCGGACACAGCAGGGAATTCATATACTAAAGCCGTCGGACCCGTTGGCACCTCAGGTGCTTTAGCGGGCTGGGGATTAGAAATATGGTACAAAAATAATCTTGTCAGTGGATCTAGTTTTGTAACGACGGCGACGTTCCCTTCGGCATTTGATGGATATAAACGCATCAGTTGTCATGAATACTCAGGCATTGCGGCAAGTAATGCTTTAGATCAAGTGATTGGCGACTCAGGGTATGGAGCCACCGGAAGTGTGGGCCCCGTGACTACGACTCAAGATAAAGAGTTGTTATTTATGGCCGGAGCGGTTGCGAGTGGTTCTTCAGCGGCGGGTTCTGGGTTTACTCAACGTTCAACTTTAGATAATGACACGATCGCTGATCGTATCGTCAGTACTGCTGGTGATTATTCTGCGACCATGTCGCCGACCGGTGATGAATGGCAGATGGCCTTTGTTACTTTCAAAGCGGCGGGGGAAGCGGTTCCCCCTACGGTAGCGATCACGGCGCCGTCAAACAGTGATGTGGTCCCTACTTCAAGCACCGTGGCTATTAATGTGACAGCCTCTGACAACGTCGGCGTATCGAACCTAAAAATCTATGTGAATGGAAATCTTTTGTGTACGGATACGACAACACCTTATTCATGTAATTGGAGTGTTCCGGCGACCGCAGGCAGTTTCTCAATTCAAGCAGTGGCGGTGGATGCGGCAGGAAATAGCGCCAACCATACAATTGCTGTGACTTCGGCATCGGCAATTCCGATTTCGTATGTGCAAAATTCCGAGCAGTCTATCACCGCAAATTCTAGTTCGGTGGCAACTCCGGCATTTAGCTCGTCTTTGACGGCCGGAAACTTGATGGTGTGTGCAATTGTTTACAACAGCAATTCGATTCAAGTGACATCCGTGTCGGACACTGCGGGAAATTCTTATGCTAAGGCTGTCGGCCCCGTCACGAGTCCGTCGGGTTTGATGGCCGACTGGAGAGCTGAAGTTTGGTATAAAGAAAATCTTGCAACCGGAACTAGTGTCACGGTTTCAGCTAACTTTGGATCTACTTTCAACGCATACAAGCGTATTAGTTGCCATGAATATGCGGGAATTAA from Bdellovibrio bacteriovorus encodes:
- a CDS encoding apiosidase-like domain-containing protein, whose translation is MRLAGWFFSFLLCSLMSWAHAQSSPYPITISANKRHFVNAQGQPYLMVADTAWSILAELTQSEIIDYLDDRQARGVNTILINLIEHSFTSNTPKWVTRTGISPFSNVNDMSTYNSAYFDFAEWFIQEALERDILVIVTPSYYGAGCSSDGWCTKMRTTGATKLQQYGQYIGAKFASYPNIIWSASGDATPGPSDMLLVNAVMNGIVAGEGSGGVHYHVAHWDRDTSGAEIPGISRLDIDTTYTYEGPENYSRLLARWADNEGVRPHIFFEGEYENEHNSDSLVWRSQIYMPMVTGSTGFIFGNNPIWYFADPGDPQDTFGNGGFPGGWTTAMNSPGIQTLTHARNFFSPIAWHTLSPDVNHTFMTSGYLGSTPENYVQASINSAGTLAVMYYQNHLRNPTFDMSKMAGPVTARWYDPSNGTYTAISGSPFANSGTRQFMPPSLNYEGQTDWVLLLETTPENNDNPIAYVQNSEQAVTANTDSISTPSFVTNPVAGNLMVCAIAYNSTSPVSAVSDTAGNSYTKAVGPVGTSGALAGWGLEIWYKNNLVSGSSFVTTATFPSAFDGYKRISCHEYSGIAASNALDQVIGDSGYGATGSVGPVTTTQDKELLFMAGAVASGSSAAGSGFTQRSTLDNDTIADRIVSTAGDYSATMSPTGDEWQMAFVTFKAAGEAVPPTVAITAPSNSDVVPTSSTVAINVTASDNVGVSNLKIYVNGNLLCTDTTTPYSCNWSVPATAGSFSIQAVAVDAAGNSANHTIAVTSASAIPISYVQNSEQSITANSSSVATPAFSSSLTAGNLMVCAIVYNSNSIQVTSVSDTAGNSYAKAVGPVTSPSGLMADWRAEVWYKENLATGTSVTVSANFGSTFNAYKRISCHEYAGIKTSGALDQSTSAVGTTSIGSVGPITTTQANELLFVAGAVGGGNSMAGSGFTQRSTLDNDTVADRIVSSTGSYSATMSPTGDDWQMILVSFKGL
- a CDS encoding response regulator — encoded protein: MYVKKPLQLLHVDDSSVLRKTIARGLEPFKEHYELTQVESVDEALHLMASGQKFDIILTDWLMNGKSGLQFLCLLKSDPAYHHLPVFFLTSEYDSNSLIIAVTHGASGILKKPTSGPDIHAYIQKKMSVIEESMMPKEDLFVVQAKPILNEIPRIQSFKSANDLKLSLEAIQKFKTKAAAFKWPLLADYSQKIEDTIQLTLKLEANLLTPITRLINEYQSCMDQALTDLEYGRPHQMMCENIDKNLKNYQVNLEAGWFTNRGPQENSNEVILPWATAVELQQHLTPEGLEILRQYLKR
- a CDS encoding VWA domain-containing protein encodes the protein MGVNVTDNNQDSLGSETPSGGVTKNYYFFVKRSADILFVIDTSNSMAEEQDLLKNGFPSFTSALNAYSSGTLDWHVAITSTDIATSGSGKQGALVAFQNMPANTYYLDTSISTDQANAAFQASVVLGIGGSADERGIAAARLTAEREFNPSTSRGFIRPDTSFSVIVLSDEDERSSQDPNSADYTAPEAIDLPANFVPAIHALDQVSSIPKTISFHSIVTSTQECLDGPGVSMGTMYMNLSNLTNGIIGDICALKQTYQEQLSSLAAKIVNEAKTYTLPCEKIVENSAEAYEQALGGALVKVPSTFIAPNKIVLQNAPPLGSLIKAKFTCLDGT
- a CDS encoding VOC family protein translates to MDMLSHISLSVSDLKRSSEFYDAVLGILGYPRVYTGDTAAGWGDAQGNEKFAIKKRVHQAHPPSRGFHLAFHAKTQSDVHAFFEAGLKYGGKDNGQPGPRPEYGPRYYAAFLIDPDGYEIEVKLFV